A genome region from Candidatus Binataceae bacterium includes the following:
- a CDS encoding glycosyltransferase: MRLLHVHSGNLYGGVETLLTTLARHRKLAPLEHEAALCFESRLAQELCAVGVAIYMLGAARVRNPLTLRRARERLRELLARRRFDAVACHSAWATALFAGVVKAARLPLIFWVHGAATGRHWLDRWASVTQPDLLLCNSAFTASTMTALYPRAPREVLYLPVAPAPPLDVLARSAIREQFGAPDDAIVIAQASRLEETKGHLVLIEALALLANLAGWRCWIIGGPQRPGELKYFARLKARTTELGIAQRVTFCGEQPQAARLLAAADIYCQPHSAAEGFGLAFAEAMSAGLPVISTGLGGVAELIDESCAITVPPNDFAAVATALRALIDDPWRRNRLGASGAQRARLLCDPRAQMVRLAAIVAALSGASAASARVSL, encoded by the coding sequence ATGCGCTTGCTGCACGTTCATAGCGGCAATCTCTACGGCGGTGTCGAGACGCTGCTGACGACACTCGCACGCCACCGCAAGCTTGCCCCGCTCGAGCACGAGGCTGCGCTCTGCTTCGAGAGTCGTCTCGCGCAGGAGTTGTGCGCAGTCGGCGTCGCGATCTATATGCTGGGCGCGGCTCGCGTGCGCAATCCTCTGACGCTCCGGCGCGCCCGCGAGCGCCTGCGCGAACTGCTCGCGCGCCGCCGCTTCGACGCGGTCGCGTGCCACTCGGCTTGGGCGACGGCGCTGTTTGCCGGGGTCGTCAAAGCGGCGCGCCTCCCATTGATCTTCTGGGTGCATGGCGCAGCGACCGGCCGTCATTGGCTTGATCGCTGGGCGAGCGTAACCCAACCCGATTTGCTGCTGTGTAACAGCGCCTTTACCGCCTCGACGATGACGGCGCTCTACCCGCGCGCGCCGCGCGAAGTGCTGTATTTGCCGGTTGCGCCTGCGCCTCCGCTTGACGTACTTGCAAGGAGCGCGATTCGCGAACAGTTCGGCGCGCCGGATGACGCGATCGTCATCGCACAAGCAAGCCGCCTCGAGGAGACGAAGGGCCACCTCGTTCTCATCGAGGCGCTGGCGCTGCTCGCGAACCTTGCCGGCTGGCGATGCTGGATCATCGGCGGCCCGCAGCGGCCCGGCGAGCTAAAATATTTCGCGCGGCTCAAAGCCCGCACGACCGAACTTGGAATCGCACAGCGCGTGACGTTTTGCGGCGAGCAGCCGCAGGCCGCCCGCCTCCTGGCTGCGGCCGATATCTATTGTCAGCCGCACAGCGCGGCCGAAGGCTTCGGCCTCGCCTTTGCCGAGGCCATGAGCGCGGGCTTGCCGGTGATCTCGACCGGCCTCGGCGGCGTGGCGGAGCTGATCGACGAATCGTGCGCGATTACTGTGCCGCCGAACGATTTTGCCGCAGTCGCGACCGCCCTGCGCGCGCTGATCGATGATCCGTGGCGGCGCAACCGCTTGGGCGCGAGCGGAGCGCAGCGCGCGCGGCTTTTATGTGATCCGCGGGCGCAGATGGTTCGGCTCGCCGCGATCGTCGCGGCCTTGAGCGGGGCTAGCGCTGCATCCGCCCGCGTGTCTCTCTGA
- a CDS encoding glycosyltransferase produces MKILLLNPAGAMGGAERVLLDVAAGVRALNPRHEFALIAAADGALVEEARSRGIPSSVMPFPPVLARLGDAGAGGPAGVAAGRWRTLGRLGLSSPAAVRYTRSLARAIAGLAPDVVHANGFKMHLLAARATPEATPLLWHLHDYPSSRPLMPILLKLHARRVAAIVANSRSVAADARAVLGASVPIHTVHNGVDLERFAPHGAVADLDALANLPTDDRAVVRVGLVAATARWKGQDQFLRALALLPPQMTVRGYVIGGPIYQTAGSQFTLTELRALAVTLGLAGKVGFTGYLREVAPALRALDIVVHASVAPEPFGLVIAEAFACGRAVITSATGGAADLVTAESDALVYRAADVQALAAAIARLAANPALRAALGGAGRVTAEQRFDRARMAAQLNTIYQGLVSAESDDALAARS; encoded by the coding sequence ATGAAGATTCTTTTGCTCAATCCCGCCGGTGCGATGGGCGGCGCTGAACGGGTGTTGCTCGATGTCGCTGCCGGCGTCCGCGCGCTCAACCCGCGCCACGAGTTCGCCTTGATCGCTGCGGCCGACGGCGCTCTGGTCGAGGAAGCTCGCAGTCGCGGAATCCCCTCATCGGTCATGCCCTTTCCGCCGGTCCTGGCGCGACTGGGCGACGCCGGCGCAGGCGGTCCCGCGGGCGTCGCCGCGGGCCGCTGGCGCACGCTCGGACGCCTTGGGCTCTCGTCGCCCGCGGCAGTGCGCTACACGCGATCGCTGGCCCGCGCGATCGCCGGCTTAGCCCCCGATGTAGTTCATGCCAACGGCTTCAAGATGCATCTTCTCGCCGCGCGCGCGACGCCGGAAGCGACGCCGCTCTTGTGGCATCTTCACGATTATCCCTCCTCGCGTCCGCTCATGCCGATTCTCTTGAAGCTGCATGCGCGGCGCGTCGCCGCGATCGTGGCGAACTCGCGCAGCGTCGCCGCCGATGCGCGCGCGGTTCTCGGCGCCAGCGTACCGATTCATACCGTGCACAACGGCGTCGATCTCGAGCGTTTTGCGCCGCATGGCGCGGTGGCGGATCTCGACGCGCTCGCGAACCTGCCGACGGACGACAGGGCGGTCGTGCGCGTTGGCCTCGTCGCGGCGACGGCGCGTTGGAAGGGGCAGGATCAGTTTTTGCGCGCGCTGGCGCTGCTCCCGCCTCAGATGACGGTGCGTGGTTATGTGATCGGCGGGCCAATCTATCAGACCGCGGGCAGTCAATTTACCCTCACTGAGTTGCGCGCTTTGGCGGTGACGCTGGGGCTCGCCGGCAAAGTCGGATTTACAGGCTATCTGCGCGAGGTGGCGCCGGCCTTGCGCGCACTCGACATCGTGGTGCACGCCAGCGTGGCGCCGGAACCCTTCGGCCTGGTGATCGCGGAGGCGTTCGCCTGTGGCCGCGCGGTGATCACCAGCGCGACCGGCGGGGCCGCCGACCTGGTCACTGCCGAGAGCGACGCGCTGGTCTATCGCGCTGCTGACGTGCAGGCGCTGGCTGCGGCAATCGCGCGATTGGCGGCGAATCCCGCCTTGCGCGCCGCGCTCGGGGGCGCGGGCCGCGTTACCGCCGAACAGAGATTCGACCGCGCGCGGATGGCGGCGCAACTCAACACGATCTATCAAGGGTTGGTGTCTGCCGAGTCTGACGATGCGCTTGCTGCACGTTCATAG
- a CDS encoding O-antigen ligase family protein, whose protein sequence is MGRRRLDRAVIAGLVFLIGFPPLAFGAVHRGPLIVVEAVSFALLVLWMANIYLDGVWRVSVSAAAVARPDEVRRIALPALALTLLLAGELAPLPPPLMRLAAPATYQLYRVSLPGWPSVSLLPIVAPDRELAAAGQKAPDVASSLALAGARAAFPPGVIGERWRALAISPAAAASALLEWLALASTFFVVVLYPFGFVGERNAEVRFYRSMIVSLLLTATAVALIGLGERAWWNGKLLWFYVPSDWGGASVTNPRASGPFVDPDHFANYLAMVLPLAVVGAIYPFKIFPRPDRGNLQLFAALGTLVIAGAILLSLSRAGWVAAIAGVGIGLALCVRHAWSLTPIAIRKLGPRAAGVLTLLAVISLVVLLLAAGPATRMAAANRVGSVIAAGDDVRYRPAVWRDTLGILCDFSWFGVGLAGWPELFPHYERAPWMPFFFREAENDYLQFAAETGIVGVLVTLWLGIALAGVIRRGAARLAESEWPLFAALAGGIVATLIHEGFDFSLHTPANAVLFTILLALSVRIALVDGAPREGAIVRVAARSTRLTYVGAAAGALAACGLICAVYLQAGGSYPYDITARRGLAYAARNLTAHPAMASAHLALVAALGREAAAELRLAELRIAVWLDPNDPAARDQYAQGLLQAGNRAAGLAQIATAVNRAPMMLEHYYLAASLIPWLLPDEQAAVARGFTRAIDDGYPGAVGELAAFYRDLGRTRDVGALYEQAALRTADADQRMEDLIKAGTNYGIAGDAAAAIRNLRAAAEIDHADARPYAELARSVYGPEGKLTEANAAVEEGMRNGADRFDLDVALADAAEQSSDPRAAESALEAALRERSSFALTMRLGGLYLANGDFAPAVLSFGRATALEPDSAAAWFALGEAHERDYDYIAASDAYARAHRLDPANRAYARTAADLAERISRENAPVTGAPDGTASIRR, encoded by the coding sequence GTGGGACGACGCCGGCTCGATCGCGCTGTGATTGCGGGTCTGGTCTTCCTGATCGGATTCCCACCGCTTGCCTTCGGCGCAGTCCATCGTGGTCCCCTCATTGTCGTCGAGGCGGTCAGCTTTGCGCTGCTCGTGCTCTGGATGGCCAACATTTATCTCGATGGCGTCTGGCGGGTAAGCGTTTCCGCAGCGGCAGTTGCGAGACCGGATGAAGTTCGGCGGATCGCGCTGCCGGCGCTGGCGTTGACGCTGCTCCTGGCCGGCGAACTCGCACCGCTCCCGCCGCCGCTGATGAGGCTGGCCGCGCCGGCGACCTATCAGCTCTATCGAGTCAGTCTTCCCGGGTGGCCGAGTGTTTCCTTGTTGCCGATCGTGGCGCCGGACCGGGAGTTGGCAGCGGCCGGGCAAAAGGCGCCGGACGTTGCGTCATCCCTGGCGCTGGCCGGGGCGCGCGCGGCCTTTCCTCCAGGCGTCATCGGAGAGCGCTGGCGTGCGCTCGCGATCTCACCGGCCGCGGCCGCGAGCGCCCTGCTCGAATGGCTCGCGCTGGCCTCGACGTTCTTTGTGGTCGTGCTCTATCCGTTCGGCTTCGTGGGCGAGCGCAACGCCGAAGTGCGCTTCTATCGCTCGATGATTGTCAGTCTCTTGCTCACGGCTACTGCAGTCGCGTTGATCGGACTGGGCGAGCGGGCCTGGTGGAACGGAAAACTGCTGTGGTTTTATGTACCCAGTGATTGGGGCGGGGCGAGCGTTACGAATCCGCGCGCCAGCGGCCCTTTCGTCGACCCGGATCATTTCGCCAACTATCTCGCGATGGTGCTGCCGCTCGCGGTGGTCGGCGCGATCTATCCGTTCAAGATTTTCCCACGGCCCGATCGCGGCAATCTGCAACTATTCGCCGCGCTCGGCACCCTTGTGATCGCGGGGGCGATCCTGTTGAGCCTTTCGCGCGCGGGCTGGGTCGCTGCAATCGCCGGAGTCGGTATTGGGCTGGCGCTCTGCGTGCGCCACGCCTGGAGCCTGACGCCGATCGCGATCCGCAAACTAGGCCCTCGCGCCGCCGGGGTCCTGACGCTGCTGGCGGTGATTAGCCTCGTGGTCCTGCTGCTGGCGGCCGGGCCGGCGACGCGAATGGCGGCCGCCAACCGCGTCGGCAGTGTAATCGCCGCGGGCGACGACGTGCGCTACCGGCCGGCCGTCTGGCGCGACACCCTCGGCATTCTCTGCGACTTTTCGTGGTTCGGCGTTGGCTTGGCCGGATGGCCCGAGCTTTTTCCGCATTACGAACGCGCGCCGTGGATGCCGTTTTTCTTTCGTGAAGCCGAAAACGACTATCTCCAATTTGCGGCCGAGACCGGGATCGTCGGAGTCCTCGTCACGCTGTGGCTGGGAATCGCGCTTGCCGGAGTGATCCGCCGCGGTGCGGCGCGGCTCGCCGAGTCGGAGTGGCCGCTCTTCGCCGCGCTGGCCGGAGGGATCGTCGCGACGCTTATTCACGAGGGCTTCGATTTCAGTCTCCATACTCCCGCCAATGCCGTGCTGTTCACGATCCTGCTGGCGCTGAGCGTTCGGATCGCGCTGGTCGACGGCGCGCCGCGCGAAGGCGCAATCGTCCGCGTCGCCGCGCGCTCGACCCGGCTTACATACGTCGGCGCAGCTGCGGGCGCGCTCGCCGCTTGCGGACTGATTTGCGCGGTCTACCTGCAGGCCGGCGGCAGTTACCCCTACGACATCACCGCGCGCCGTGGTCTGGCGTATGCCGCCCGCAATCTGACGGCTCATCCTGCGATGGCGTCGGCTCACCTGGCGCTCGTCGCCGCGCTCGGGCGTGAGGCGGCGGCGGAGCTCCGACTGGCCGAACTGCGGATCGCCGTCTGGCTCGACCCGAATGATCCGGCGGCGCGCGATCAATATGCGCAGGGCCTCCTGCAAGCGGGGAACCGCGCAGCCGGGCTCGCGCAAATTGCCACCGCAGTCAACCGCGCGCCCATGATGCTCGAGCATTATTATCTCGCCGCGTCATTGATTCCATGGTTACTGCCGGACGAGCAGGCAGCCGTCGCGCGCGGCTTCACGCGCGCGATTGACGACGGTTATCCGGGTGCCGTTGGCGAGCTGGCGGCTTTCTATCGCGATCTCGGCCGCACGCGCGATGTCGGCGCGCTCTATGAGCAGGCCGCGCTCAGGACCGCAGACGCGGACCAGCGGATGGAGGATCTGATCAAGGCTGGAACGAACTACGGAATTGCCGGCGACGCCGCCGCAGCGATCAGAAATTTGCGGGCGGCTGCAGAAATCGATCACGCCGATGCGCGGCCCTACGCCGAACTCGCCCGATCAGTCTATGGGCCCGAAGGGAAACTTACCGAGGCGAACGCGGCGGTTGAGGAAGGGATGCGCAACGGCGCCGATCGGTTTGACCTCGACGTCGCGTTGGCGGACGCGGCCGAGCAGTCGAGCGATCCGCGCGCCGCAGAGAGCGCGCTCGAAGCCGCCCTGCGTGAGCGCTCTTCGTTTGCGCTGACGATGCGGCTTGGCGGCCTCTATCTTGCCAACGGCGATTTCGCGCCGGCAGTTCTGAGCTTCGGGCGGGCGACCGCGCTCGAACCGGATTCTGCGGCCGCGTGGTTCGCCTTGGGCGAAGCGCACGAGCGCGATTACGACTATATCGCAGCGAGCGACGCCTACGCGCGCGCCCATCGGTTGGACCCGGCCAATCGCGCCTATGCGCGGACGGCTGCTGACCTCGCGGAGCGCATCAGCCGGGAGAACGCGCCGGTAACAGGTGCGCCCGACGGAACGGCGAGTATCAGGCGATGA
- a CDS encoding O-antigen ligase family protein: MRLEAALAVAVCAVAFGGCFTAMRRAVWAGVVAMLAVGYLYGIVRANIDSPLAQFVYDAALAGFFIAALARPLGVGQRLRMRPLMPWMLCLMGWPTLLLLVPAQHPLIQLVGWRGNVLFVPFILIGGMIEDADVRMIARGVAMMNLAVLALALAETVIGVPSFYPQNALDAIIYNSTDVFFNGARHFRIPASFANSAAYATNMVASMPLLLGGLNVEAARSWNRRLLLAAIAASAIGVFLAASRAEAAMLILMVLIISFSPRRDQFPRLAWLALVVLIAILVALTPRLQRFLTLGEPGMVAARLQRSVNESFIELVEEYPLGNGLGGGGTSIPHFLQPLVKDPIGLENEYARIVAEQGLPGLALWLGFFGWVLMRAAPHRRDPWAAGRRLAWLFCAISFAAAVVGTGLLNAIPQTATLLMFAGWTAAAGTAASPRRRVPQSENYMIDPRARRA; this comes from the coding sequence ATGCGCCTCGAAGCCGCGCTCGCGGTCGCCGTCTGCGCAGTCGCCTTCGGCGGCTGCTTTACCGCGATGCGCCGTGCGGTCTGGGCCGGCGTCGTCGCGATGCTCGCCGTCGGCTACCTCTATGGCATCGTGCGCGCCAATATCGACAGCCCCCTCGCGCAGTTCGTCTATGACGCGGCGTTGGCGGGCTTCTTCATCGCCGCGCTCGCGCGCCCGCTCGGCGTCGGTCAAAGGCTTCGCATGCGGCCGCTGATGCCCTGGATGCTGTGCCTGATGGGCTGGCCCACGCTGCTCCTGCTCGTACCCGCGCAGCATCCGCTGATCCAGTTGGTCGGCTGGCGCGGGAACGTGCTGTTCGTACCGTTCATCCTGATCGGCGGAATGATCGAGGATGCCGACGTGCGGATGATTGCCCGTGGCGTAGCGATGATGAATCTCGCCGTGTTGGCGTTGGCGCTCGCCGAGACCGTAATCGGGGTCCCCAGCTTTTATCCGCAGAATGCGCTCGACGCGATCATCTACAACAGCACGGATGTTTTCTTCAACGGCGCGCGCCACTTCCGCATTCCGGCAAGCTTTGCGAATTCGGCGGCGTACGCGACCAACATGGTCGCTAGCATGCCGCTGCTGCTCGGCGGGCTAAACGTCGAGGCGGCGCGGAGCTGGAACCGGCGACTGCTGCTCGCGGCGATCGCCGCCTCGGCAATCGGCGTTTTCCTGGCGGCGTCCCGCGCGGAAGCGGCGATGCTGATCCTGATGGTGCTGATAATTTCGTTTTCGCCTCGGCGTGATCAGTTTCCGCGACTGGCGTGGCTCGCGCTCGTCGTCTTGATCGCGATACTGGTGGCGCTGACGCCACGCCTGCAACGATTTCTGACGCTGGGCGAGCCGGGCATGGTGGCCGCGCGGCTCCAGCGCAGCGTCAACGAAAGTTTTATCGAGCTGGTCGAGGAATATCCGCTGGGCAATGGATTGGGCGGCGGTGGCACCAGCATCCCGCATTTTTTGCAGCCTCTGGTCAAAGATCCGATCGGGCTCGAGAACGAGTACGCGCGGATCGTCGCCGAGCAGGGCCTCCCAGGGCTGGCTCTCTGGCTCGGCTTTTTCGGCTGGGTGCTGATGCGTGCGGCGCCGCATCGCCGCGATCCATGGGCTGCGGGACGCCGGCTCGCATGGCTGTTTTGCGCGATCTCATTCGCCGCCGCAGTGGTTGGGACCGGATTGCTCAATGCGATTCCACAGACTGCAACGCTGCTGATGTTTGCAGGCTGGACCGCTGCGGCGGGAACTGCCGCGTCGCCTCGGCGCCGCGTTCCACAATCGGAGAACTACATGATCGATCCCCGGGCGCGGCGGGCATGA
- a CDS encoding polysaccharide biosynthesis tyrosine autokinase, giving the protein MDRSKPTSHRLPAVHEIEAEAWEIRDGANEPLLEVWRYWRTIRRHLRVVIGATLAALVLTAIHLIGARPIYTAETTIMIEPNAEQGSSTLESLIEIEAAAANSDQYYKTQCAILESRQLAADVVGELALDRNPIFLGQAADKENVLAQWWSGLFSGSQSAGVTTRAPTTIPPDAQGEPALASAPPAAVRAYLEMLKVTPVADTNLVRISFATPDAALSAQLANAHVQAYERQQLQRQGTQTETAQRFLRDKLVGIKDELQKSEAALNDYRRAKGIIPGLISLDGKDAVVLDRLADLSKDLTQAQVARIALEAQVQSIDKHDYASIPEVTQNVTIQDLQKQLDELYGEAAALASQFKPDYPPLAKLRAQIAAVELRLKAAIGEVVNGIQSQYREAAEKENELQAEMGRQRVETLNLNDAAAQYAILQREVDTNRELYNAVLTRMKDVAVQSGADQTNVSVINSAEAPTVATSPRKARDLILALVTGLSGGMALAFILEFLDSTLKNPEEAESYLKLPTLGIVPDIAQVQGKPQAYGSNALPAARAPAALPHTNDLVLAHGSYSQLGEAYRNLRTALLLSRAGGPPGTILITSATSREGKTVTAVNLSVMLAQLGGTILIDADLRRARCHRVLGLDNRAGLTEVLTGALEAAAVIAPTGIEHFDLLGAGSAPPNPTELLGSLKMAELIQDLRGRYQYIVIDSSPVLPVSDALLLAHAVDGVVVVANGATTPRQQVRAACARLGYARGKILGLVLNRVQSQTADYYGYYREDYYSIRER; this is encoded by the coding sequence ATGGACCGCTCTAAGCCAACCTCCCATCGCCTGCCGGCGGTGCACGAGATCGAGGCCGAAGCGTGGGAAATTCGGGACGGCGCTAACGAGCCGCTGCTCGAGGTGTGGCGCTACTGGCGCACGATACGGAGGCATCTGCGGGTAGTGATCGGAGCGACGCTCGCGGCCCTGGTGCTGACGGCGATTCACCTGATTGGCGCGAGGCCGATCTACACGGCCGAGACCACGATCATGATCGAGCCTAACGCCGAGCAGGGTTCGAGTACTCTCGAGAGTCTAATCGAGATCGAAGCCGCGGCGGCCAACTCGGATCAGTACTACAAAACGCAATGCGCGATCCTGGAGAGCCGCCAGCTCGCCGCCGACGTCGTCGGCGAGCTGGCGTTGGACCGAAATCCGATTTTTCTCGGCCAGGCTGCGGACAAAGAGAATGTCCTGGCGCAGTGGTGGAGCGGACTCTTCTCCGGGTCGCAGAGCGCCGGAGTGACGACGCGCGCGCCGACGACAATCCCGCCCGACGCGCAAGGGGAACCAGCGCTCGCGAGCGCGCCGCCGGCCGCCGTGCGCGCCTATCTCGAAATGCTCAAGGTCACGCCGGTCGCTGACACCAACCTGGTCCGAATCAGCTTTGCGACTCCCGACGCGGCGCTCTCGGCGCAACTCGCCAACGCCCACGTGCAGGCCTACGAACGCCAGCAACTGCAACGGCAGGGTACGCAAACGGAAACGGCGCAGCGCTTTCTGCGCGACAAACTGGTCGGAATCAAAGACGAGCTGCAAAAGTCTGAGGCCGCGCTCAATGACTATCGCCGCGCCAAGGGAATTATTCCGGGCCTGATCTCGCTCGACGGCAAGGACGCCGTGGTGCTGGATCGGCTCGCCGATCTCAGCAAGGACCTGACCCAGGCGCAGGTGGCGCGGATCGCGCTCGAGGCGCAGGTGCAATCAATCGACAAACACGACTATGCGTCGATTCCCGAAGTGACGCAGAACGTGACGATTCAGGATTTGCAGAAACAGCTCGATGAACTATATGGCGAGGCCGCGGCGCTCGCGAGCCAGTTCAAGCCGGACTATCCGCCGCTGGCGAAACTGCGCGCGCAGATCGCCGCAGTCGAGCTGCGGCTCAAGGCTGCGATCGGCGAGGTTGTCAACGGAATTCAGTCTCAATACCGCGAAGCCGCGGAAAAGGAAAATGAGCTCCAGGCCGAGATGGGGCGGCAGCGCGTCGAAACCCTCAACCTCAACGACGCCGCGGCCCAGTACGCGATCCTGCAGCGCGAGGTCGATACGAATCGCGAACTCTACAACGCGGTCTTGACGCGCATGAAAGACGTCGCGGTGCAGAGCGGCGCCGATCAGACCAACGTCTCGGTGATCAACTCGGCCGAGGCGCCGACCGTCGCGACCAGTCCGCGGAAGGCGCGCGACCTGATCCTGGCGCTGGTCACTGGGCTGAGCGGCGGCATGGCACTCGCTTTCATCCTCGAGTTTCTCGACAGCACGCTCAAGAATCCGGAAGAAGCCGAGAGTTACCTCAAGCTGCCGACCCTCGGGATCGTTCCCGATATCGCGCAGGTCCAGGGCAAGCCGCAAGCCTATGGCTCGAATGCGCTGCCCGCGGCGCGCGCGCCCGCGGCTTTGCCGCACACCAACGATCTGGTGCTCGCGCATGGTTCCTACTCGCAGCTTGGCGAAGCCTATCGCAACCTGCGCACGGCGCTGCTGTTGTCGCGCGCCGGCGGACCGCCGGGCACGATCCTGATCACCAGCGCGACCAGCCGCGAAGGCAAGACCGTAACGGCGGTAAACTTGTCAGTGATGCTGGCGCAGCTTGGCGGCACGATCCTGATCGACGCGGACCTGCGGCGCGCGCGCTGTCATCGGGTGCTCGGGCTCGACAATCGCGCTGGACTGACCGAGGTGCTGACCGGCGCACTCGAGGCGGCCGCGGTGATCGCGCCGACCGGAATCGAGCACTTTGATCTGCTCGGCGCCGGTTCGGCGCCGCCCAATCCGACCGAGCTGCTGGGTTCCCTCAAGATGGCTGAGCTGATTCAGGATTTACGCGGACGTTACCAGTACATCGTGATCGATTCATCGCCGGTACTGCCGGTGAGCGACGCTCTGCTGCTGGCGCATGCGGTCGACGGCGTGGTGGTAGTGGCCAACGGTGCGACGACGCCGCGCCAGCAGGTGCGTGCGGCCTGCGCGCGGCTGGGCTACGCGCGCGGCAAGATTCTGGGCTTGGTGCTGAATCGGGTGCAGTCGCAGACGGCGGACTATTACGGCTACTATCGCGAGGATTACTACTCGATCCGGGAGCGCTAG
- a CDS encoding glycosyltransferase family 4 protein has protein sequence MRNETHTGTPPWVIVAGGFHREGAMDQLNAALARYLIGQGTPVHLVGHRFDDEFIEHPAARLHRVAKPAGSFFLGQRQLDRAGRAVAARVTARCPAARVLVNGVNCAWPDLNWIHFVHQALPPRVGGGGPRWLRLKNRLETELQARRERTLLGGARRLFVNSERTRADLIETLGLSNERMTTVYPASDMAVGPPSAADRASARAWLGFATEPVVAFVGTLRHDHHKGFDTLWRAWRELCARPDWSASLVVAGGGRMLENWRRSVAAAGLEGRVRMLGHTERIDEVLAAADLLVSPTRYEAYGLNVHEAIALGVPAMVTARAGVAERYPAALRDMLLPAPEDSADLSARLLAWSLNPSRARQRFEAFGAQLRACTTTAMARQIVEFSASETVEKKCAN, from the coding sequence ATGCGGAATGAGACGCACACGGGGACTCCGCCGTGGGTGATCGTCGCCGGCGGCTTCCATCGCGAGGGCGCGATGGACCAGCTCAACGCCGCGCTGGCGCGTTATCTGATAGGGCAGGGCACGCCGGTCCATCTGGTGGGCCATCGCTTTGACGATGAATTCATCGAGCATCCGGCCGCGCGGCTCCACCGGGTGGCCAAGCCGGCGGGCTCGTTTTTTCTCGGCCAACGGCAACTCGATCGCGCAGGACGGGCGGTCGCCGCGCGGGTGACCGCTCGTTGTCCGGCGGCGCGGGTGCTGGTCAACGGCGTGAATTGCGCATGGCCTGATCTCAACTGGATTCATTTTGTCCATCAGGCGTTGCCGCCGCGCGTTGGAGGTGGCGGGCCGCGATGGCTGCGCCTCAAGAACCGGCTCGAAACCGAGTTGCAGGCGCGGCGCGAAAGAACGCTGCTCGGCGGAGCGCGGCGGCTCTTCGTCAACTCTGAACGCACGCGAGCGGATTTGATCGAAACGCTGGGCCTCTCTAACGAGCGGATGACCACGGTCTATCCCGCGAGCGACATGGCTGTTGGGCCGCCATCGGCTGCGGATCGCGCCAGCGCGCGGGCCTGGCTGGGCTTCGCCACCGAGCCCGTCGTCGCCTTCGTCGGCACGCTCCGCCACGACCATCACAAGGGTTTCGATACGCTGTGGCGCGCATGGCGGGAGCTCTGCGCACGCCCTGACTGGAGCGCGAGTCTTGTCGTCGCAGGCGGGGGCCGGATGCTCGAGAATTGGCGTCGCAGCGTTGCCGCGGCCGGTCTCGAAGGCCGCGTCCGGATGCTCGGGCACACGGAACGCATCGACGAAGTGCTCGCCGCCGCCGACCTGCTCGTCAGTCCCACACGCTATGAAGCTTACGGGCTGAACGTCCATGAAGCGATCGCGCTTGGGGTCCCCGCGATGGTCACCGCGCGGGCGGGCGTGGCCGAGCGCTATCCGGCAGCCCTGCGCGACATGCTGCTTCCCGCGCCGGAGGATAGCGCGGACCTAAGCGCGCGTTTACTGGCCTGGAGCCTTAATCCATCCCGCGCGCGGCAGCGGTTCGAGGCCTTCGGCGCTCAGCTAAGAGCCTGCACTACGACGGCTATGGCGCGTCAGATAGTAGAGTTTTCCGCCTCGGAGACGGTTGAGAAAAAGTGCGCGAACTAA